One part of the Desulfuromonas sp. genome encodes these proteins:
- a CDS encoding aspartate aminotransferase (catalyzes the formation of oxalozcetate and L-glutamate from L-aspartate and 2-oxoglutarate), whose amino-acid sequence MAISNKVAAFIERASWIRKMFEEGTRLKQELGEENVFDFTLGNPTIEPPQALHTRLKELANSPYPGMHRYMNNAGYDETRAAVAARLAEDSGKAVGKEQIIMTCGAGGALNVVLKTILNPGEEVIILTPFFVEYKFYIDNHGGVPVEVNCNMETFQPDLDNIAAAINASTRAIIINSPNNPTGVIYPQETLDALGALLGQKEKEFGRQIYVISDEPYARLSYDMAVPPIFASIRNAVIVTSHSKDLALPGERIGYLAANPEMTEVEQFIEGAVFCNRVLGFVNAPALMQRLVAGLQNESVDVEVYRHKRDRLYDHLTRLGFKTVKPEGGFYFFPHSPISDDVAFVNKAQEFGLLLVPGAGFGAPGFFRIAYCIDDDVIERSLPAWQKLAQEYGLV is encoded by the coding sequence ATGGCCATATCGAATAAAGTTGCGGCATTCATCGAACGGGCTTCCTGGATCCGCAAAATGTTTGAAGAAGGTACCCGACTCAAACAGGAGCTGGGTGAAGAAAACGTTTTCGACTTTACCCTTGGCAACCCGACTATCGAACCGCCGCAAGCACTGCATACGCGACTCAAAGAGCTGGCCAACTCGCCGTACCCCGGAATGCATCGTTACATGAACAATGCCGGCTACGATGAAACACGGGCCGCAGTTGCGGCGCGACTGGCGGAAGATTCCGGCAAAGCGGTCGGCAAGGAGCAGATCATTATGACCTGCGGTGCCGGCGGCGCCCTGAATGTCGTTTTGAAAACAATCCTCAACCCGGGCGAGGAAGTCATTATCCTGACTCCGTTTTTCGTTGAGTACAAGTTTTACATCGACAATCATGGCGGTGTTCCGGTCGAGGTCAACTGCAACATGGAAACTTTTCAGCCCGATCTCGACAACATTGCTGCGGCGATCAATGCCAGCACCCGGGCGATTATCATCAACTCACCGAACAATCCGACCGGTGTCATCTATCCGCAAGAGACCCTCGATGCCCTCGGCGCCCTGCTCGGGCAAAAGGAGAAAGAGTTCGGCCGGCAGATCTATGTGATTTCGGATGAGCCCTATGCCCGACTCTCTTACGACATGGCGGTCCCGCCGATTTTTGCCAGTATCAGGAACGCCGTCATCGTCACCTCCCACTCGAAAGATCTGGCTCTGCCGGGGGAACGGATCGGCTACCTGGCGGCGAATCCTGAAATGACAGAGGTCGAGCAGTTCATCGAAGGTGCTGTTTTCTGCAACCGGGTCCTCGGTTTCGTTAATGCCCCGGCGTTGATGCAAAGACTGGTCGCCGGTTTACAGAACGAATCGGTCGATGTCGAGGTTTATCGGCACAAGAGGGATCGGCTCTACGACCACCTGACCCGGCTTGGCTTCAAAACGGTTAAACCGGAGGGCGGTTTTTATTTCTTCCCGCACTCTCCGATAAGCGACGATGTCGCCTTTGTCAACAAAGCCCAGGAGTTTGGACTGCTGTTGGTTCCGGGAGCCGGATTCGGAGCCCCCGGTTTCTTCCGGATCGCATACTGCATCGACGATGACGTGATTGAGCGCAGCCTGCCGGCCTGGCAAAAGCTGGCTCAGGAATACGGGCTGGTCTGA
- a CDS encoding FdhC protein, translating into MDKKFLAPTEAAETIMVNGKRVLTQPVTHTIILSLLAGFYIAFGAQLATVVTYDAAAHVGSGIARFLGGSVFSIGLMLVIICGAELFTGNTLLAKTALQGEIPWSKLASNWAIVILGNFVASILFAWMMSRSGLLSGPIAEHAVNIAARKCNLPFIEALIRGILCNWLVCLAIFMAVAARDVPGKILACYAPIMAFVTSGFEHSVANMYFIPVGIFIAPQIGADPVGMTWPAFLFGNLLPVTIGNIIGGCLFVAGAYWFIHLRFNINRQD; encoded by the coding sequence ATGGACAAAAAATTCCTGGCACCGACCGAAGCGGCCGAAACGATTATGGTCAATGGCAAGCGGGTCCTGACCCAGCCGGTGACCCATACCATTATCCTCAGCCTGCTGGCCGGCTTTTATATTGCTTTCGGAGCGCAGCTGGCGACAGTTGTTACCTATGACGCCGCAGCCCATGTCGGCAGCGGAATCGCCCGTTTCCTCGGCGGCAGCGTCTTTTCGATCGGTCTGATGCTGGTAATTATCTGCGGTGCCGAGCTTTTCACCGGGAACACCCTGCTCGCCAAAACCGCCCTGCAGGGCGAGATCCCCTGGTCAAAGCTGGCGAGCAACTGGGCGATCGTAATCCTCGGCAACTTTGTCGCTTCAATCCTCTTTGCCTGGATGATGTCGCGCTCCGGCCTGCTCTCCGGGCCGATCGCCGAGCATGCGGTCAACATTGCCGCCCGCAAGTGCAATCTCCCTTTTATCGAAGCGCTGATCCGGGGGATTTTATGCAACTGGCTGGTCTGTCTGGCGATCTTCATGGCGGTTGCCGCCCGCGACGTTCCGGGCAAGATCCTCGCCTGCTATGCCCCGATCATGGCCTTCGTGACCAGCGGTTTCGAGCACAGCGTTGCCAATATGTACTTTATCCCGGTCGGCATCTTCATTGCTCCACAGATCGGTGCGGATCCGGTCGGCATGACCTGGCCGGCATTTCTTTTTGGGAACCTTCTGCCGGTAACCATCGGCAATATTATCGGCGGCTGTCTCTTTGTAGCGGGGGCTTACTGGTTCATTCATTTAAGGTTCAATATCAATCGCCAGGATTAA